The sequence ATGTTTTAACCGTTTTAGTCAACTGGCTGTCAACAGATGCACTTGCAGAATGCTCCCAGGACTCTCCGGTATTGTTTCCGTCATGCCCGTCATAGCTGATATCTGCCTTGGCAGAGGTATGTCTTGTGACCTGACAGGCAGCGGACAGGCTTGCGTTGTGGTCCAGACTGTCCCTTTCATTCAGGTTTTTATAATCCGTATACTCTGGATTGTATGCCAGATAAATTTTGCTTCTCTTACTTAAGAATCCTACGGAAAATCCTAATTCATAGGACGTGGTCCACTCTTCAAATGGATCGGTTCCGGTTTGAAAATAGTTGTCCTTATACTCCTCAGTGACTGTCAGGGTCGGTACAATCTGGGTAACCATTCTTGCTTGGGCAAATGGGCCCGGCAGCAGAAGACAGGTCGCAGCAGCCAAAAGACATGCAAGGGGAGTTATCATGGACAATTTCATGAGAGATCTTCCGATTTAAGGAACAATAATGATATCGTCGGCCTTGAGTTGGATATCATTTTCAAGCTCGCCGTCCGTAATATCGTCATAATCAATTTTGATCATCTGTTCCTTTCCGTTTTCCCTGCGGACCAGGATAATCTCATCTTTGGACGCCCATTCAGTAAACCCTTTGGCCAAAGCGAACGCCTGTACAACAGTCAGCTTTTTAATTAAAGGGTATTCACCCACGCCCACTACTTCGCCAAGTATATAATATTTCTGACTTCCCGGGTTTGCCAGGGTGACCGTGACAGTCGGAGCTTCCACAAACTCAGCCAACCCGGTCTCAATTGATTTTTTTAGTTCCATTGTAGTGCGGCCTTCGGCTTGGATATCATCCAGCAGAGGAATGGTAATTTTACCGTCATTGCGGACAAACACTTTCTCAAATGTCAGATCCTCTTCCTTCCATGTTGTTACTTGCAGAACATCTCCAATGCCGATTTTATAATCACCATCGGTGGATGACTCGGCGCTGTCTGCTGCAACGTTGCCTGCTATACAAAAATATGCGGCAAGCAACATCAAAAAGGAACAAAAAAAACATTTTATTGAATTGATTTTAAACATAGCTCCGCCCCTTCGATTACATCGATTAATATCTTTTTGAAATTTGTATAGGTCACAGAGTTCCTAAATTCGATGACCGATTAATACTGAAAACCTTGCCTGCCGGTTTTTATAAGTCTATTTACCTTGCACCTTTGCCAAAAAGAACTGTTTTAACAGTTTTTAAAAGAATAACCACATCCAGGGTAAAGGACATATTTTTAATATAAAAAAGATCATAATTGAGCTTTTCCACGGCATCTTCAACGGTTGCGCCGTAATCATAGCAGATCTGAGCCCACCCCGTAATCCCTGGCTTTACGTTGAATCTCTGGGTGTAAAAAGGAATTTCTTTTTCCAGTTGATCCGTGAAATATTTGCGTTCGGGACGGGGTCCCACAAGGCTCATGGTTCCCATGAGGACCTCCCACAACTGGGGCAGTTCATCTATTCTGTATTTCCTTATGATGCGTCCCACCCGTGTGATGCGGTTATCGTTATCACCGGCCCATACCGGACCTGTTAATTTTTCAGCATCCTGCACCATGGAACGGAATTTATGCATCATATATTCTTTTTTGCCACCGCCAACCCGGTCCTGGGCAAAAAGAACCGGACCTTTTGAATCCATCTTGATCAGAATGGCTACCACTATAAGCAAAGGAGAAAGAAGTGTCAAAAGAATTAAAGACAAAATGATATCCTGCATTCGCTTCATAGCCGCCTTAAACCATGATTTCTGGAACCCTTTGGAAAAAATCAACCATGATGGTTCTATTTCGCGCACCAGGACCTTTCCGGTCAGCAATTCATAGAAAGAGCTGCCGGAAATCACATCAATGCCTTCGGTCCTGCATTGAATAAGCTCCTGGGTAGGAAACCGCCCTCTTTTTTCTTTAAACGCCACAATAATTTTGTTTATATTATATGTTTTGGAAATTTCACAAAGCGTTTTATCCTTTTGATCCATCACCAAATGCTCAGGCAGTTTTTCTGTGTCCTTGTCAAAATCATCAGGAATAACAACACATACTGTATAGCCGCAATCGATAGTCCTCGTGATTTTTTCATAAATATCTTTAGCTAGTTTACTGGAACCAAGAATGATAATACGCTGGTTAAACATCCCTTTGTTAAGAATATGAAGATAACCGACCCGCCAGAAAATGATGAAAAAAATCAGAAAAAATATGCTTAAAATATAAATTTTCTGGTCCATAATCACCAGAGGAAAAAGAAAGTAGACACCGGCCAGGAGGATGGAGGCAACCCCTAAAGACTGGAGCAAACGGATTATAATCTCCGTGATCTGATAAGCTATATCAAAATCATAAAGGTCATTATAAAACAAGCAGGTTTGTATAATAGCGGTAATCAGAAGGATTCTTAAAACCAGCATCAGATCAAACCAGTATGAGCTGGAAACGGTTAAAAGTGCTGTTGATAAGAGAAAACAGCTGAAAATTACGCATCCTTCCAGAATAAAAAACAACATGTTTCTGACAGGGAAATATTGGCGCAAAATGCTGAGCATTTTTTAAGAAGCTCCTGTTTTAATCATCTTCGCTGATGATATCCGTATCCATAACCGATTTTATTATATCCATAGCCATAGCCAATTGTTTTTTTAGAGAAATTCGTAACAACCCCCAAGATCTTTTCACGGCCGTAAATATCCAGGATGTCTGCCACCTCTTTGGTCCGTGTTTTTCCCTGGCGGATAACCAGAATAATGCCATCTACAAACCGGGCAATGGCATTGGTTTCTGATGTCATATAAGGGGGCGGCGTATCAATAATGACATATCTGTCATTGTAACGCAGTTTGACCTCATGTAGCAGGCGGCGCATCTGATCGGAAGAGAGAAGCTCTGAGGGATTAGACGGAATCCGCCCTGCAGTTAGAATAGTTAATTTATTTACAGATGCTTTTTTAAGGACCGAAGACAAAGGTATCGAATTTGTCAGGTAATCGCTCAAGCCCTGCTCTTTATCTCCATAACCAAAGAACGTATGGATCGTAGGAGACCTTAGATCGCAGTCCATGAGAAGAACGTATTCATCGATACTCTGGGCTATGCTTACGGCAAGATTGGCGGCCACAAAGGATTTGCCTTCATCGGGAGAGGCGCTTGTCACCATGATGGTTTTTGGCGGATTACCTTTTTCAGGAAACAAAATATTGTTTTTTAACAGCCGGAACTGCTCCGAAGCCGGCGAATGGGGTTTTGTGGCTGTGACAAGAGCTGGATTTGTGGAGCTGGAGCAGGAATGAGTTGTCGCCTCTGATTGTCTGGCAACCTGTCCGTCTGTATCATCACCCGATGCAGATTTTTTTTCCGGTGTTGTGTTGTTTCCTGCTTTTTCCAGTGCTCTAAATATTTTTCCCAAAACGTATATCCCCGGTATTATAACAGCAATTCTAAATATGAAATTCTAGTTGAAAAATTCGCACAAAGACACCAAGGCGCAAAAATTTTAGTCTGTTTTATGACCCTTTGTGCCTTTGAGGCTTTGTGTAAAAATAAAGTTAGAGTTGTCGGCATCATAAATTGAGTGTTGTTTTTATAAAATTGATTGTTCTGTCTAAACCTTTCTGGTTTAATATTGCAAAAAATGCCAGAAATACGGCACTATAGCTGCAGCAACAGATAAACATGATCCATTCAATTTTTTGTTTCGTCCTGGCGCCCGGTTTTTGCAGCGGGGGAATTGATGCCAAAATCGGCAGTCCTAACTCAGTTTCAATTTGATCATCCCGCCGGATAACAGAGAAGGTAAGCAACTCTTTTAAAAAAAGGACACCGCCGCCCAGTCCAAGGCCCCCGGCTACGGATAATAAAAACATCATTTTAACATTGGGAGAAATCGGCTTTTCCGGCAGGCGGGCATAATCCAGAATCCGGAACTGCTCCCCTTTTTGTTTCTTTTCCATGTTGACGGACAATTCGGCTTCCAGTTTTCTGTCCAAGAGAGAGTTGTATATGTCCTGTATATTTCCATAGTCACGTTTCAGTGACTGAATCTCCAGTTCACGTTTGGGCGTATCTTCAACGCGCTGCTGATAAATTTTCATTTTTTCCTGAATTGCTGAGACCTCAGCTTGAATATTATTCGCCTCAACAACAAGTTGAGCGCGCTGCGCCTTCAAAGGCGCCACAGGATCCCAACCCATACCCGGAAGGACGTCTTCGCCCATATCCGGCAGGACATCTTCTTCTGATCCGGCTGAGGACTGATCCTCCGCCTTTGCAGCTTCAATATCTTTTTTTAATTTTTCTATAATCCTTTTTAATTTTTTGACATCCGGATGCTTTTCAGTGTATCGAAGCAAAAGCGCATCGTATTTTTCTTGGGCAGCCTGGAGGGCAGGATCATCTCCCTCTTCCTGGGACTCATCAAAATCAAAACTTAGGAAATCATCACCACCAGTGCCGAAACCATCATTTGTAGCAGCCATGGATGAAATCTGGGAATCAAGTTGACTAATGGAATTATTAACTTCCCTCAAAAGTATTGCTTTATCAGTAACCTGTTTTTGCATACGGTCCAAAGTGCGCAAATTAGTTTCCAATTCATCTGGTAAGCCGCCAAGATATTTTGCCCTGAACGCCGCAAGTTTCTGCTCTTTTTCCTCAAGTCGTTTTTGGGTTTTCTCTAACTCCGAGTCAAGGAACTCACTGGTGCCTATGGCTTGTGCTTCCCGGACTTTGAGGTTTTCATCCATAAAATATGAGGCCAGGGTATTGGCAATCCGCATTACCCGCTGTGGCTCACTGCCGGTGAAAGAAATGGAAAAGGACTCTGCCCCTTGTCTGGCACGTTCAGTTTTAACCTTTATCCGTTTTCTCAATCCGCTTATTTTTTCTTCCTGGTACATGCCGGTACTATCTTCGAACAAACCGAACTGGTCAATGATCTGTTCAAGATTGCTGCGGCTCAGGACCTGCTGGGAGATGGTGCTGATTCGCTGGTTGATATCGGAAGACACAACAGATCTTATATAGCTGGTGGGAACCCGCTGGGGCTGGACAAGGATCATTGTGCTGGCCTCGTAGGTTTTATTCGCTGTCAGTGTCATCCCAAGCCCCAATGTCAGAGAAATGCACAAAGGAACAATCAAAAACCAGCGGCCCCGGATAAGAACATCAATAATATAGTCGGGTTTAATTTGTGCCTGAGATTGGAACTGATTTGTCATATTCATTCCTGAGTAGAACTAAAACAATTTTTATCATAAATTATCGTAAAATGGAAAATTAATACTTACCAGGTTCTGTTTTTTTGTCAACGCTTTATTTTGCCATAAGAGTACATAATAATATATCCTTTAAACCTCAAAAATGATTAAACGGCCACTATTTACAAATATTATTTAGCAACTATGGTGCCATATTTAACTTTTGGCCCAAATAAAAATTAAGTGGGGGGTAAAAAGCCTTTAAATTTAACCTGTTTGATTTTAAAAATTTTCCACGGGAAGAAAAAATCACAAATTAAAATGGTTATAAAAGGGTTATAAAAGCCGCAATATTATGAAAAAAAAGTAATATTTATGGGGTCTTTCGTGCCTATCTATTTGAATCCGGTTGAGCATCTGCTTATGGATTGTTTATTTTTACCCGGTACAAAGGATCCCCAACAAGCACCTGTTTCCAGGACAGATAGGGCAGGCTGACCAGATAGGATTCGACCAGGGTCAGTTTTCCCTTGGTCAGAAAATCAAAAAAAATTTCCGGCATAGGGAACGACTGGACATAGGGCTCTCCCACAGGGCCGATGGTGGCGGCAATGCCGTTATCCAGCATTTTTTTGCACCAGACATTACTGTTTTTACGTTTTAGCGTCGCGCATTCCGAGCTTGCAATATGGTACCCAACCGCCCCTTTTTCCCAGGTAAAAGCATCTACATAGTTGGCCAGGCTGTACCACCCGCAGTAAAGGGCAGCATTAGGGCAGTCTCCCGGCTGAAATAAAGTCTGCTTGTCATCCAGGACCACCGTCAACCCATTTTTTTCCAGACGGCCTGCCGCATTATGAATGGATTTATCATAAAGTCCATATCCGGAAACTTTCTTTTGACCAGGATCTTTCCATCTGGCATCAAAGTAGGCCGTACCGGACAAGCCATTTGTTTCAGCTTCAATGCTGTCATTTACAATCCGTTTGACAATGCTTGGGTCAGCCCCGTCCAGACGGCTGACCATGATCACGTCTGATTTACCAATGGCCGTTTTTTGGGACCGCCATGGCAGGAAAAAAGGATTGGGCAGCCAGAAATTAAGCGTGTATTCATCTTTTCTGACAAGCATTAATTCAGAATCAAAGGACGCCGTTTTGTCCGTGGAAGCCTTTAACTGTTTAATTTTTTTATTTACCTGGCTCAGCGTCTTTTTTTGTTCTTCAGTCATTTGCCCGTTTTTTTCTTTCAAGGCATCAAATTTTTTCTTTTGCACGGCCAAACGGTCCATTAGCGCCTGTTCCTCTTTTGTCATTCCTGGCGAAGAGATCCGTAGCGGAAGCCCATACATGGTGACAATAGCGTTGATTTTCCGATTTTTTTCCAGGGCACGGCGGACCGGGGGGACGATTTTTTTCAAATAAGCGTCACGTGAACAGGTTTCCTTGTCTGCGATAAACACCAGCAGCAGATTCTCCTTGGGGATTTGCCGTTGCTCCATGTACCAGACGGCAAGGCCTGAGCTTTTAGCGGCATTGCGGTTGGCAATAACAAGCACTTCATCCGGAGACAAAGCCAAGGCAGGCATGACGGAAAAGCTGAATAAAAAAAGTAACGCTGCAAAAATGCCAATAGAAAAACGCATTATGCTTTTTCTGGTTTATTTAAATGGTTCATGTACCAGAAGGCTGCCTCATCAAGGCCGTCCTGAACCGAGTACTGCGGGCTGTATCCCAAAAGATCCCGGGCCTTGGATATATCTGCCAGGGAATGGCGAACATCGCCAGGCCTGAAATCCCTGTATTCCGGAGTTACGCCGGCGCGATCCGGCAGTGTTCCGGCCACCCGGTCGCGGATCAATGAGAACAGCTGATTTAACGTGGTGCGCTGCCCAAAGGCAACATTGTATACTTGGTCTGCGGCGTCATCCCCGGCTGTTGCAGCCAGCAGATTGGCCTGAACACAATTATTGATGAAGCAGAAATCCCGGCTGGTTTCACCGTCACCATTGATATAAACCGTGTTTTTACGGATCAATGCACCAAACCATAAAGGAATTACTGCGGCATAGGCCCCGTTAGGGTCCTGGCGGCGGCCGAATACATTAAAATACCGCAGTCCGATGCTTTTAAACCCGTAGGTGGAAGCAAACACCCGGGCGTACAGTTCGTTGACCAGTTTTGTCACGGCATAGGGGGAAAGGGGATTGCCGATTGTCTCCTCTTTTTTGGGAAGTGTTGGATGATCGCCATAGGTGGAACTTGATGCCGCATATACGAACCGTTTTACCTCCGCGTCCCGGGCTGCGGTCAGCATATTTAAAAAGCCTGTAATATTATTTTCATTGGTGGTCAAAGGATCGGCAACAGACCGGGGAACGGAACCCAAAGCAGCCTGGTGAAGCACATAATCCTGCCCTTTGCAAACGGTCGTACAGGTATCGGCATTGGTGATATCTCCTTCAATAAAATAAAATTTCTGCCATGCCTCAGGACCTACCGCCTCTTTGACCTGGTCCAGATTGTGCTGAAACCCTGTGGAAAAATTATCCAGTCCGGTTACTGTTTGCCCGAGATTAAGCAGAGTTTCCAGAAGATTGGAGCCAATGAATCCCGCGCATCCGGTGATCAGCCAGGATCGTGGATTTTCTTTCAAATTCTGCTCAATTAATGTGAAACGCATATGTGTATCCCTAATGTTTAATATGTTGTTTGATATTTGTTGATCGCAATCCTCGGTTTTGCCAATGGGCCTTACCACAACTCCCAGCGCCCGAAGTAATAGACATAAAAGGCCAACCCGATATTGGTTACCCCGTGGGCAACAATGCAGGAAATCAAATCTTTTCTTAATATCCACAAAAGGGCCATGAGTACGCCGTAGGCAATGGCTGCGGGCCATTCGCCAACCACATGGCCCGCAGCAAAAATAATAGTTGAAATCACGATGGCGTAAACGGTCCACTGCCCCGGTGCCACATCGAAAATACTGGCCTCATCCAGGGCCGCAGAAAAGGCTTTTGGGGTTTTTTGCCTGCGCAGAAGATCCCATTGCAGGGCGACCCGGAAGACAAATCCGCGCATGAACAACTCTTCAAAAACCGGCACCACAAAACCGGCGGTCAAAAGCCTTAGCGCAAATGCAAGATCAGGCCACGGCTCACCATCCCCTGGATTTGTAAAAGGGGCATATAAACCGCACCACACCATCAGCCCAATGATTCCGAAAACGATTCCCCACAAACAGGATATCCATTTATTTTTAGGGCCGGTTAAGGGCACGTACCATTTCCAGGCCCAGATCAAAAGCCCGGGTACAATCACCAACTTCATTACATATATGATTTCTTTGGGCAGCTTGTCATGCAGAACAGAAGAAAGAGCCACATAAGCGAAATAGGGTGCTGCATAGGGAATCAGCAGATCCATATTTTTCCATTTTTCCCGGGAACTATCAGTGTTGGAACTATTCATTCAATCACCTCGATTTCAACCCTGCGGTTCATCATCCGGCCCCATATCGTATCATTGCTTTCAATGGGGTCCTGCCCACCTCTGCCCTGGAGTTGTATCTGATAGCTCTGTACCCCCAGCCCCAGAAGAAAACTTTTTACGATATTGGCCCTGAATTCGGATAATTTTACATTATACGCGCCATTCTCCCTATCATCGGTATATCCGGTAATGAGAATTTTTGAATCCTGATGACCAACCAGGGATTTTGAAAGTGCTGTAAGTTTTTTAAGGTCTTTTTCAATAATAGCATTGCCGTTATGCTTAAACCGGACTGTGATTTTATCCCTTGGGAGTGGGGGCAGGGGGGTATTTGATTCCGATGATGGATCTGTTTCCGGGTGCTCAATGACAAATTTGAGTTCTTCCGGGTTTTCAGCCTGGTCCTGGACTTTTTTTTCAACGACGGTCCTTGGATTCGGCGCGGGTTGATTATCCGGCTGGATAGTTTTATCTGTCTTTTGTTCTTTTATTACTTCCTGTGTTTGATCAAGCTGCTGTCCTATCCGGGAACGCATGGAAAAAAAATGGTCCGGGAACATAAAATACCAGGCAAAAATAAAAAAGCAGATTATAATTAATAGATTGAGCCATGGGAATTGTTTATTTTGCGGTTGTGGAACTGGGCGGACAGACTTCTGCACAGGCGGTTGGAAATCAAAATCCCGGGCAGACAGGTCACCTGGGGCATTGTTTTTATTTTCATGGTAGGCACCGGGCTCAAATGGTTCATTGATGTCTCGGTTGGGAACATGGGCCGGAATTTTTAGTTCTTTTGCGCATTCCTTTACAATGCCTGCGTCAATGATCCGCTGTTCCCTGACAAACCCGGACAGCAGGGAATGATCGCATAAAATATTAATGCGCCTTGGAAATCCGCCTGAATATAGAAAAATTTCCTGAACCGCATCCCAGTCAAACAACCGCTCCTGTGTGCCTGCAATTTTAAGCCGGTGGCGAATATATTCATCCACCTCCTCCGGGGTCAACGGGTCCAGGTTGTAGTTGAGGGTCATCCGCTGGAGAACCGCCCTGTTCTGGGGCCTGTTCAAAATTTCATTGAATTCGTTTTGTCCGATGAAAAAAATATTTATCAGCTTTGCATCCGGTTTTTCAATATTTGACAGCAGGCGGATCTCTTCAAGCATTTCCTGAGTAAGCAGCTGGGCTTCGTCAATGATGAGCAGCACCTTTTTATTTTTTTCAGCGGCGCTGAGCAGAAAGTTTTTAAAATGGGCAAGAAATGCACCTTTGGATGTAAATTCTCTGTCCATGCCAAAGGCTGCGGCAATATAATTCAAAAAATCAAGCTTAATCAGGCTCGGATCCGGCACAGAGGTGCAGATGACATCCTGTTCCAGG comes from uncultured Desulfobacter sp. and encodes:
- a CDS encoding polysaccharide biosynthesis/export family protein — translated: MFKINSIKCFFCSFLMLLAAYFCIAGNVAADSAESSTDGDYKIGIGDVLQVTTWKEEDLTFEKVFVRNDGKITIPLLDDIQAEGRTTMELKKSIETGLAEFVEAPTVTVTLANPGSQKYYILGEVVGVGEYPLIKKLTVVQAFALAKGFTEWASKDEIILVRRENGKEQMIKIDYDDITDGELENDIQLKADDIIIVP
- a CDS encoding TIGR03013 family XrtA/PEP-CTERM system glycosyltransferase, encoding MLSILRQYFPVRNMLFFILEGCVIFSCFLLSTALLTVSSSYWFDLMLVLRILLITAIIQTCLFYNDLYDFDIAYQITEIIIRLLQSLGVASILLAGVYFLFPLVIMDQKIYILSIFFLIFFIIFWRVGYLHILNKGMFNQRIIILGSSKLAKDIYEKITRTIDCGYTVCVVIPDDFDKDTEKLPEHLVMDQKDKTLCEISKTYNINKIIVAFKEKRGRFPTQELIQCRTEGIDVISGSSFYELLTGKVLVREIEPSWLIFSKGFQKSWFKAAMKRMQDIILSLILLTLLSPLLIVVAILIKMDSKGPVLFAQDRVGGGKKEYMMHKFRSMVQDAEKLTGPVWAGDNDNRITRVGRIIRKYRIDELPQLWEVLMGTMSLVGPRPERKYFTDQLEKEIPFYTQRFNVKPGITGWAQICYDYGATVEDAVEKLNYDLFYIKNMSFTLDVVILLKTVKTVLFGKGAR
- a CDS encoding polysaccharide biosynthesis tyrosine autokinase, encoding MGKIFRALEKAGNNTTPEKKSASGDDTDGQVARQSEATTHSCSSSTNPALVTATKPHSPASEQFRLLKNNILFPEKGNPPKTIMVTSASPDEGKSFVAANLAVSIAQSIDEYVLLMDCDLRSPTIHTFFGYGDKEQGLSDYLTNSIPLSSVLKKASVNKLTILTAGRIPSNPSELLSSDQMRRLLHEVKLRYNDRYVIIDTPPPYMTSETNAIARFVDGIILVIRQGKTRTKEVADILDIYGREKILGVVTNFSKKTIGYGYGYNKIGYGYGYHQRR
- a CDS encoding GNVR domain-containing protein, whose protein sequence is MTNQFQSQAQIKPDYIIDVLIRGRWFLIVPLCISLTLGLGMTLTANKTYEASTMILVQPQRVPTSYIRSVVSSDINQRISTISQQVLSRSNLEQIIDQFGLFEDSTGMYQEEKISGLRKRIKVKTERARQGAESFSISFTGSEPQRVMRIANTLASYFMDENLKVREAQAIGTSEFLDSELEKTQKRLEEKEQKLAAFRAKYLGGLPDELETNLRTLDRMQKQVTDKAILLREVNNSISQLDSQISSMAATNDGFGTGGDDFLSFDFDESQEEGDDPALQAAQEKYDALLLRYTEKHPDVKKLKRIIEKLKKDIEAAKAEDQSSAGSEEDVLPDMGEDVLPGMGWDPVAPLKAQRAQLVVEANNIQAEVSAIQEKMKIYQQRVEDTPKRELEIQSLKRDYGNIQDIYNSLLDRKLEAELSVNMEKKQKGEQFRILDYARLPEKPISPNVKMMFLLSVAGGLGLGGGVLFLKELLTFSVIRRDDQIETELGLPILASIPPLQKPGARTKQKIEWIMFICCCSYSAVFLAFFAILNQKGLDRTINFIKTTLNL
- a CDS encoding TIGR03790 family protein encodes the protein MRFSIGIFAALLFLFSFSVMPALALSPDEVLVIANRNAAKSSGLAVWYMEQRQIPKENLLLVFIADKETCSRDAYLKKIVPPVRRALEKNRKINAIVTMYGLPLRISSPGMTKEEQALMDRLAVQKKKFDALKEKNGQMTEEQKKTLSQVNKKIKQLKASTDKTASFDSELMLVRKDEYTLNFWLPNPFFLPWRSQKTAIGKSDVIMVSRLDGADPSIVKRIVNDSIEAETNGLSGTAYFDARWKDPGQKKVSGYGLYDKSIHNAAGRLEKNGLTVVLDDKQTLFQPGDCPNAALYCGWYSLANYVDAFTWEKGAVGYHIASSECATLKRKNSNVWCKKMLDNGIAATIGPVGEPYVQSFPMPEIFFDFLTKGKLTLVESYLVSLPYLSWKQVLVGDPLYRVKINNP
- a CDS encoding SDR family oxidoreductase, producing the protein MRFTLIEQNLKENPRSWLITGCAGFIGSNLLETLLNLGQTVTGLDNFSTGFQHNLDQVKEAVGPEAWQKFYFIEGDITNADTCTTVCKGQDYVLHQAALGSVPRSVADPLTTNENNITGFLNMLTAARDAEVKRFVYAASSSTYGDHPTLPKKEETIGNPLSPYAVTKLVNELYARVFASTYGFKSIGLRYFNVFGRRQDPNGAYAAVIPLWFGALIRKNTVYINGDGETSRDFCFINNCVQANLLAATAGDDAADQVYNVAFGQRTTLNQLFSLIRDRVAGTLPDRAGVTPEYRDFRPGDVRHSLADISKARDLLGYSPQYSVQDGLDEAAFWYMNHLNKPEKA
- a CDS encoding CPBP family glutamic-type intramembrane protease, with protein sequence MNSSNTDSSREKWKNMDLLIPYAAPYFAYVALSSVLHDKLPKEIIYVMKLVIVPGLLIWAWKWYVPLTGPKNKWISCLWGIVFGIIGLMVWCGLYAPFTNPGDGEPWPDLAFALRLLTAGFVVPVFEELFMRGFVFRVALQWDLLRRQKTPKAFSAALDEASIFDVAPGQWTVYAIVISTIIFAAGHVVGEWPAAIAYGVLMALLWILRKDLISCIVAHGVTNIGLAFYVYYFGRWELW
- a CDS encoding AAA family ATPase is translated as MYNEFYNLKLPPFQISCDPAFMWFGEKHREALATLKYGILDNKGFLLLTGDVGTGKTSLINALIQNLEQDVICTSVPDPSLIKLDFLNYIAAAFGMDREFTSKGAFLAHFKNFLLSAAEKNKKVLLIIDEAQLLTQEMLEEIRLLSNIEKPDAKLINIFFIGQNEFNEILNRPQNRAVLQRMTLNYNLDPLTPEEVDEYIRHRLKIAGTQERLFDWDAVQEIFLYSGGFPRRINILCDHSLLSGFVREQRIIDAGIVKECAKELKIPAHVPNRDINEPFEPGAYHENKNNAPGDLSARDFDFQPPVQKSVRPVPQPQNKQFPWLNLLIIICFFIFAWYFMFPDHFFSMRSRIGQQLDQTQEVIKEQKTDKTIQPDNQPAPNPRTVVEKKVQDQAENPEELKFVIEHPETDPSSESNTPLPPLPRDKITVRFKHNGNAIIEKDLKKLTALSKSLVGHQDSKILITGYTDDRENGAYNVKLSEFRANIVKSFLLGLGVQSYQIQLQGRGGQDPIESNDTIWGRMMNRRVEIEVIE